From the Serratia nematodiphila DZ0503SBS1 genome, one window contains:
- a CDS encoding ABC transporter substrate-binding protein, with protein sequence MKALVPSLLFLAVAASVNVQAATPANTLVIAQSIDDVVSFDPAQGFELTTVQSFNSLYQRLIQSDPHNPIDLKPTLASSWQAGADDRSLTFSLRPDARFASGNPLRPEDVIFSLSRVVKLNLEPSFILTQLGWNAKNVEQHLSKVDEHTVKISWSENVSPAFVLSLLSAPVSSIVDAKEALAHQQGDDLGHQWLNSHSAGSGPYKIRTYVPHEVVVLDANPGSPEGAPTLKTILIKNVPDPAARRLLIEQGDADIARNLGADQMAALKGKPGVKPLAIPYASLYFLQFNAKASPALGNPAFWEAARWLFDYQGIADDLLKGQFQSHQAFLPDGYLGALKDQPYSFNPQKAKEILAKAGLSNVSFRLDVNNQPPYLDIAQALQASFAQGGVKVELVPGISSQVSTKVKALNYDATLTSWGPDYFDPNTNAAAFAYNPEDGSKTLAWRANWQIPALSKLTLTATAENDTAKRVADYQQLQKQVQQSSPFVIGLQARSLIAVRDNLKGYVQGINPDMVFYSKVSK encoded by the coding sequence ATGAAAGCGCTCGTTCCTTCTTTGCTGTTTTTGGCCGTGGCGGCCAGCGTTAACGTACAGGCGGCGACGCCGGCCAACACGCTGGTGATCGCGCAATCTATCGATGACGTGGTCAGCTTTGACCCGGCCCAGGGATTTGAGTTAACCACGGTGCAGTCGTTCAACAGCCTGTATCAACGTCTGATCCAGTCAGATCCGCACAATCCCATCGATCTTAAACCGACCCTGGCCAGCAGCTGGCAGGCCGGCGCCGACGACCGCAGCCTGACTTTCAGCCTGCGCCCGGACGCCAGGTTCGCCAGCGGCAATCCGCTGCGGCCGGAAGACGTGATCTTCTCGCTTTCACGGGTGGTGAAACTGAATCTGGAGCCGTCATTTATCCTGACGCAGCTGGGCTGGAACGCGAAGAACGTGGAGCAACACCTGAGCAAGGTGGACGAGCACACGGTAAAAATCAGCTGGAGTGAGAACGTCAGCCCGGCCTTCGTGCTCAGCCTGCTGTCGGCGCCGGTATCCTCGATCGTTGATGCCAAAGAGGCGTTGGCGCACCAGCAGGGCGACGATCTGGGGCATCAATGGTTGAACAGCCACTCCGCCGGCAGCGGCCCTTACAAAATCCGCACCTATGTGCCGCACGAAGTGGTGGTGCTGGACGCCAATCCCGGCTCGCCGGAAGGGGCGCCGACGCTGAAAACCATCCTGATCAAAAACGTGCCCGATCCGGCGGCGCGCCGTTTGCTGATTGAGCAGGGCGATGCCGATATCGCACGCAACCTGGGGGCAGACCAGATGGCGGCTCTGAAGGGCAAGCCGGGCGTCAAACCGTTGGCCATTCCTTACGCCTCGCTTTATTTCCTGCAGTTCAATGCCAAGGCGTCGCCGGCGCTCGGCAATCCGGCGTTCTGGGAGGCGGCGCGCTGGCTGTTCGATTATCAAGGCATCGCCGACGATCTGCTGAAAGGGCAGTTCCAGAGCCATCAGGCATTCCTGCCGGACGGTTATCTGGGCGCGCTCAAGGATCAGCCGTACAGCTTCAATCCGCAGAAAGCCAAAGAAATACTGGCCAAAGCGGGGCTGAGCAACGTCAGTTTCCGCCTGGACGTCAACAACCAGCCGCCGTATCTGGATATTGCCCAGGCGCTGCAGGCCAGTTTTGCCCAGGGCGGCGTGAAGGTCGAACTGGTGCCGGGCATCAGTTCGCAGGTCTCCACCAAGGTGAAAGCGCTTAACTACGATGCGACACTGACCTCCTGGGGGCCGGATTACTTCGACCCTAACACCAACGCCGCAGCCTTCGCCTACAACCCGGAAGACGGCAGCAAGACGCTGGCCTGGCGCGCCAACTGGCAGATCCCGGCGCTGAGCAAGCTGACGCTGACCGCCACTGCGGAAAACGACACCGCCAAACGGGTGGCAGACTACCAGCAACTGCAAAAACAGGTGCAGCAAAGCTCGCCGTTTGTCATCGGCCTGCAGGCGCGCAGCCTGATTGCGGTGCGTGATAACCTCAAGGGCTATGTGCAGGGCATCAACCCTGACATGGTGTTCTACAGCAAGGTCAGCAAGTAA
- a CDS encoding ABC transporter permease, with product MAADLSAGAGAARRYWRWGGRLLGGALSLALTLLGLLLFTFMLSHLAPIDPALQVAGDHASEATYAQVRHELGLDQPLPVQFWRYLVHLAHGDLGISRITAQPVLSDLLRTFPATVELATCAIILGALGGITLAFLAVLKPGSWLDNAARLLSLIGYSVPIFWLSLLGLLLFYATLHWSAGPGRLDDIYLYSMEPRSGFVLIDSWLSGDREMFYNAIGHLWLPVVALALLSMAGITRLLRAAMLEECNKEYVTLARSKGAGRLRILLRHVFPNVLGTLITVLSLSYASLLEGAVLTETVFAWPGVGRYLTSALFAADTPAILGATLLIGTCFVLLNALADALTYLVDPRTR from the coding sequence ATGGCCGCTGACCTGTCCGCCGGCGCCGGGGCGGCCCGGCGGTATTGGCGCTGGGGCGGGCGGCTGCTCGGCGGCGCGCTGTCTCTGGCGTTAACGCTGCTCGGCCTGCTGCTGTTCACCTTCATGCTGTCGCACCTGGCGCCGATCGATCCGGCGCTGCAGGTGGCGGGCGATCACGCCAGCGAAGCCACCTATGCGCAGGTGCGGCACGAGCTGGGGTTGGATCAGCCGCTGCCGGTGCAATTTTGGCGTTACCTGGTGCACCTGGCGCACGGCGATTTGGGCATTTCGCGTATTACCGCGCAGCCGGTGTTGAGCGATTTGTTGCGTACCTTCCCGGCGACGGTGGAGCTGGCCACCTGCGCCATTATCCTCGGCGCCCTCGGCGGCATTACGCTGGCATTTCTGGCGGTGCTCAAACCGGGCAGCTGGCTGGATAACGCGGCGCGTCTGCTGTCGCTGATCGGTTATTCGGTGCCGATTTTCTGGCTGAGCCTGCTCGGGCTGTTGCTGTTCTACGCCACGCTGCATTGGTCGGCGGGGCCGGGGCGGCTGGACGACATTTACTTGTACAGCATGGAGCCGCGCAGCGGTTTCGTGTTGATCGACAGCTGGCTGTCCGGCGATCGTGAAATGTTCTACAACGCCATCGGCCACCTGTGGCTGCCGGTGGTGGCGTTGGCGCTGCTGTCGATGGCGGGCATTACCCGGCTGCTGCGGGCGGCGATGCTGGAAGAGTGCAACAAGGAATACGTGACGCTGGCGCGTTCCAAGGGCGCCGGCCGCCTGCGCATTCTGCTGCGCCATGTATTTCCCAATGTGCTTGGCACGCTGATCACCGTACTGTCTCTCTCCTACGCCAGCCTGCTGGAGGGCGCGGTATTGACCGAAACGGTGTTCGCCTGGCCCGGCGTCGGGCGTTACCTGACCTCGGCGCTGTTTGCTGCCGACACGCCGGCGATCCTCGGCGCCACGCTGCTGATCGGCACCTGTTTCGTGCTGTTGAATGCGCTGGCCGACGCCTTGACCTATTTAGTGGATCCGCGAACTCGATGA
- a CDS encoding ABC transporter permease — protein sequence MSQYLSEHEPQSEPAVGDRRGRRLTTLTLGAALVAILIVTALLAPWLAPFDPNLQHIELRLLPPSAAHWLGTDGFGRDLLSRVIYGARPTLILVSLILVLTIPIGLLVGICAGYLGGWVERILMRLTDIFLSLPSLVIALAFVAVMGPGLMNGALALALTSWPAFARQARAETLALRRSDYLAAARMQGINGLRLMVGHILPLCLPSAVVRAALSLGGIILSAAGLGFLGMGVAPPTAEWGSMVAEGSKVIFDQWWVAAAPGGAILFASLAFNLLGDGLRDKMDPRHGH from the coding sequence ATGAGCCAATATCTCTCTGAACACGAACCGCAAAGCGAGCCAGCCGTCGGTGACCGCCGCGGTCGGCGTCTGACCACGCTGACGCTGGGTGCGGCGCTGGTGGCGATCCTGATTGTCACCGCGCTGCTGGCTCCGTGGCTGGCGCCTTTCGATCCCAATCTGCAGCATATCGAGCTGCGGTTACTGCCGCCTTCGGCTGCACATTGGCTGGGCACCGACGGCTTTGGCCGCGATTTGCTCTCCCGCGTGATTTACGGCGCGCGGCCGACGCTGATCCTGGTGTCGCTGATTCTGGTGTTGACCATTCCCATCGGCCTGCTGGTCGGCATTTGCGCCGGTTACCTCGGCGGCTGGGTCGAGCGCATTTTGATGCGTCTGACCGACATTTTCCTGTCGCTGCCGAGTCTGGTGATCGCGCTGGCGTTCGTGGCGGTGATGGGGCCGGGGCTGATGAACGGCGCGCTGGCGCTGGCATTGACCAGCTGGCCGGCCTTTGCCCGCCAGGCGCGGGCCGAAACCCTGGCGCTGCGCCGCAGTGACTACCTGGCGGCGGCGCGCATGCAGGGCATCAACGGGTTGCGGCTGATGGTCGGCCACATTTTGCCTTTATGCCTGCCGAGCGCGGTGGTGCGTGCGGCGCTGAGCCTGGGCGGCATCATCCTGTCCGCCGCCGGTCTGGGGTTCCTCGGCATGGGCGTCGCGCCGCCGACCGCCGAATGGGGTTCGATGGTGGCCGAAGGCAGTAAAGTGATTTTCGACCAATGGTGGGTCGCCGCCGCACCAGGCGGGGCGATCCTGTTCGCCAGTCTGGCGTTTAACCTGCTGGGCGATGGCCTGCGCGACAAAATGGATCCTCGTCATGGGCACTGA
- a CDS encoding ABC transporter ATP-binding protein, with translation MGTDNTLLTVERLAIGVPGPQPAALVKNISFSMGRERLALVGESGSGKSLTARALMGLLPPPLQLQAQRLTLGDEDLTRLSERQWSRLRGDRVAMVMQDPKHALNPNQPIGRQVEEPLVLHAKLSRAERREKVLEMLAAVGLPDPAALCGRYPHQLSGGMGQRVMLAIALINDPQLLIADEPTSALDHQMRDQVLQLIDNLVAQRNMGLILISHDLQQVAHHCERVLVMYKGELLDQLPAAELAQATHPYTRTLWACRPSRETRGKPLPVLDRALLETLK, from the coding sequence ATGGGCACTGATAACACTTTATTGACCGTCGAACGGCTGGCGATCGGCGTGCCGGGGCCGCAGCCGGCGGCGCTGGTGAAGAATATCTCGTTCAGCATGGGGCGGGAGCGGCTGGCGCTGGTCGGCGAGTCCGGTTCCGGCAAGTCGTTGACCGCGCGTGCGCTGATGGGGCTATTGCCGCCGCCGTTGCAGCTGCAGGCGCAGCGCCTGACGCTGGGCGATGAAGACTTGACGCGCCTGAGCGAACGCCAGTGGAGCCGCCTGCGCGGCGACCGGGTGGCGATGGTGATGCAAGATCCCAAACATGCGCTGAATCCCAATCAGCCGATCGGCCGTCAGGTGGAGGAGCCGCTGGTGCTGCATGCCAAGCTGAGCCGCGCCGAGCGGCGTGAAAAGGTATTGGAGATGCTGGCGGCGGTGGGATTGCCCGATCCGGCGGCGCTGTGCGGCCGTTATCCGCATCAGCTCTCCGGCGGCATGGGGCAGCGGGTGATGCTGGCCATTGCGTTGATCAACGATCCGCAGCTGTTGATTGCCGACGAACCGACTTCGGCGCTGGATCACCAGATGCGCGATCAGGTGCTGCAACTGATAGACAATCTGGTGGCGCAGCGCAACATGGGGCTGATCTTGATCAGCCACGATTTGCAGCAGGTGGCGCACCACTGCGAGCGGGTGCTGGTGATGTACAAAGGCGAGCTGTTGGATCAACTGCCGGCGGCAGAGCTGGCGCAGGCTACGCATCCTTACACTCGCACGCTGTGGGCGTGCCGGCCGAGCCGCGAGACGCGCGGCAAACCGCTGCCGGTGCTGGACCGCGCGCTGTTGGAGACGTTGAAATGA
- a CDS encoding ABC transporter ATP-binding protein, translating to MSVIALENLSVSHRQGYELRTVAHEVNLHIEPGECFGLVGPSGCGKSSLLWVLAGLNGSWQGGFELLGRRLQPGQAFTGELRREVQMVFQDPYASLHPKHRLLRTLSEPLKLLQESDIERKISAGFRQVGLDPRLLDRYPHQLSGGQRQRVAIVRALLLRPKLLLLDEPTSALDMSVQAEILNLLNELKQAGDLTMVLVSHDADVIDHMCDRSVAMAHGRIII from the coding sequence ATGAGCGTAATTGCACTGGAGAACCTGAGCGTCAGTCACCGCCAGGGCTACGAGCTGCGCACCGTGGCGCATGAGGTTAACCTGCACATCGAACCGGGTGAGTGTTTCGGGCTGGTGGGGCCTTCCGGCTGCGGCAAGTCCTCGTTGCTGTGGGTGCTGGCCGGGCTGAATGGCAGCTGGCAGGGCGGTTTTGAGCTGCTGGGGCGGCGGCTGCAGCCGGGGCAGGCATTTACCGGCGAGCTGCGGCGCGAGGTGCAGATGGTGTTTCAGGATCCCTATGCTTCGCTACATCCCAAGCACCGGCTGTTGCGCACGCTGTCGGAACCGCTCAAACTGCTGCAGGAAAGCGATATCGAACGCAAGATCAGCGCGGGCTTTCGCCAGGTGGGGTTGGATCCGCGCCTGCTGGATCGCTACCCGCATCAGCTGTCGGGCGGCCAGCGGCAGCGCGTGGCGATCGTGCGCGCATTGTTGCTGCGGCCTAAGTTGTTGTTGCTGGATGAACCGACTTCGGCGTTGGACATGTCGGTGCAGGCGGAGATCCTCAATCTGCTCAACGAGCTGAAGCAGGCGGGCGATCTGACTATGGTGCTGGTCAGCCACGATGCGGACGTGATTGACCATATGTGCGATCGTTCGGTGGCAATGGCGCACGGCCGCATCATCATTTAA
- a CDS encoding ABC transporter substrate-binding protein: MKRLIPTLLYGALAAAFGAQAATPQDTLVVVSSLEGIISLDPAESFETVSSANLVNLYQRLVAPDRAAPQKLAPDAAGSWQAGADGRSLTFTLKPQQRFASGNPLRPEDVIFSLVRAVKLNKAPSFILGEFGWTPDNVEQQLKKVGDNQVQLSWPANIGSELALRLLTANVASIVDEKLLNEHAQQGDYGNGWLRSHSAGGGPYRVNNYVPHEALLFGRNDYAPSPARLKTVLFKNVSDAGTRRLLLLKGDADVAYDLGADQFDSLRNASGVRIEQADAPRIYYLGFNTGSKDNPALGNPALWQAARWLVDYQSIAEQLLKGQYRVHQAFLPQGLDGALDDRPFKLDVDKAKQILRDAGIAEGTRIDLIVINQPPYTDIAQALQASFAQAGLRLDIHPVVESDLWGKMRGRDFQAIFTYWGADYLDPNTNASAFAYNVPGGPKTLAWRTQWNIPAISAETRAAAAEGNSAARSARYVTLQRELQASSPYVVALQGQTLVALRDNVEGARLDIANSMLYLDRVSK; the protein is encoded by the coding sequence ATGAAACGGTTAATTCCAACCTTATTGTATGGCGCGCTGGCGGCCGCTTTCGGTGCGCAGGCTGCCACCCCGCAGGATACCTTGGTGGTGGTCAGTTCGTTGGAGGGCATTATCAGCCTCGATCCGGCGGAGAGCTTTGAAACCGTCAGTTCGGCCAATCTGGTCAACCTCTATCAGCGCCTGGTGGCGCCGGATCGCGCCGCGCCGCAAAAGCTGGCGCCGGACGCCGCAGGCAGTTGGCAAGCGGGCGCCGATGGCCGCAGCCTGACCTTTACCCTGAAACCGCAGCAGCGTTTCGCTTCCGGCAACCCGCTGCGGCCAGAAGATGTGATTTTTTCGCTGGTTCGCGCGGTGAAGCTGAACAAGGCGCCGTCGTTTATTCTCGGCGAGTTTGGCTGGACGCCGGATAACGTTGAGCAACAGCTGAAGAAGGTGGGAGATAACCAGGTGCAACTCAGTTGGCCCGCCAACATCGGCAGCGAGTTGGCGCTGCGGCTGCTGACGGCGAATGTGGCTTCGATCGTGGATGAAAAGCTGTTGAACGAGCACGCGCAGCAGGGGGACTACGGTAACGGCTGGCTGCGCAGCCATTCCGCCGGCGGCGGCCCGTATCGGGTGAACAACTATGTGCCGCATGAAGCGCTGCTGTTTGGCCGTAATGACTACGCTCCGTCGCCGGCAAGGTTGAAAACGGTGTTGTTCAAGAACGTCAGCGACGCCGGTACCCGCCGTTTGCTGTTGCTGAAAGGGGATGCCGACGTGGCCTACGATCTGGGGGCCGACCAGTTCGACTCACTGCGTAACGCGTCTGGCGTGCGCATTGAGCAGGCCGATGCGCCCCGGATCTATTACCTCGGTTTCAACACCGGCAGCAAAGACAATCCGGCGCTGGGCAATCCGGCGTTGTGGCAGGCGGCGCGCTGGCTGGTCGATTATCAGAGCATCGCCGAGCAACTGCTGAAAGGGCAATATCGCGTGCATCAGGCCTTCTTGCCGCAGGGATTGGACGGGGCACTCGACGATCGGCCGTTTAAGCTCGACGTGGACAAAGCCAAACAGATCCTGCGCGATGCCGGCATCGCTGAAGGCACGCGCATCGATCTTATCGTCATCAACCAACCGCCGTATACCGACATCGCGCAGGCGCTGCAGGCCAGTTTTGCGCAGGCCGGGCTGCGGTTGGATATCCATCCGGTGGTAGAAAGCGATCTGTGGGGCAAGATGCGCGGCCGCGATTTTCAGGCGATCTTCACCTACTGGGGCGCCGACTACCTGGATCCGAACACCAACGCCAGCGCCTTTGCCTATAACGTGCCCGGTGGGCCGAAAACCCTGGCTTGGCGCACCCAGTGGAACATTCCCGCCATCAGCGCGGAAACGCGCGCCGCGGCTGCGGAAGGGAACAGCGCCGCGCGCAGCGCACGTTACGTCACGTTGCAACGGGAACTGCAGGCCAGTTCGCCGTATGTGGTGGCGCTGCAGGGGCAAACGCTGGTGGCATTGCGGGACAACGTCGAAGGTGCCCGGTTGGATATCGCCAACAGCATGCTGTATCTGGATCGGGTCAGCAAGTAG